Within the Pseudobythopirellula maris genome, the region ACAAAGTTATCGAAAAATACGGCGCGGAATATACCCGGATGTTCAGCGAAGCTGCGGCTATTGTGGCTGTTTCGCAGGCAATGCGACGCGCCTTGATTGACTTGGGTTGCCCCGACGAGAAGATCGTTGTGAGTCCCTGCGGCGTTGATTGTGAGCAGTTCCGTCAGGCTGACCCAGGTGATGCAGGCGAAATCTTCTTGTCGGTCGGCCGGTTGGTCGATAAGAAATCGCCGCACTTGCTGTTGTTGTCGTTTTCCCAGGTACTGCGCGCACGACCGCAGGCGAAGTTGCGGGTAGTAGGCGATGGCCCGCTGAGGGGGGTGTGCGATGACCTCGTAGTCGGCCTTCGGATGGCCCACGCGGTCGAGTTGCTTGGTGCTCAGTCACATGAGGTGGTAGTACGTGAGATGGCGACGGCGAGAGCTTTTGTCCAGCACTCGGTGACAGCCGCTTCGGGGGACAGCGAGGGGATGCCCGTCGCAGTTCTAGAAGCCAACGCGTGCGGCCTGCCAGTGGTTGCAACGCGACACGCGGGTATCCCCGATGTGGTCATTGAGGGGGAGACAGGTTTGTTGGTCGACGAACGCGACACGGAAGGCATGGCGAGAGAGATGCTACGCCTCGCCAGCGACCCGCAGCTTGCACGAACTATCGGCGGACAGGCCCGACGCCGTGTCATTGATCGCTACACGATGCGGCACAGTATAGAGAGACTTTCACGGGTATTAAGCGCCGCGGCAAATCACGAGCCGATCCATCCGGTGAAGTGGGCGATCGATACCGAGCTTGCGGTAACCACTGCCGAATCTCGGGAGGCAGTATGACCATGCCTGCGATCCCCAAAGTCTCGGTCGTCATCCCGTGCTACAACGGCGAGGCGTACCTGCGCGAGGCGATCGATTCGGCGCTTGAGCAAGCGCATGAGCCGCTCGAGGTGATCGTGGTCGACGACGGTTCGACCGACGGCTCGGCCGCGATCGCCGATTCGTACGGCCCTCCGGTGCGTGTCCTTCGGCAGGAGAATCAGGGAGAGTCGGTCGCCCGCAACCGTGGGATTGATGAATCACAAGGCGAGTGGGTCGCTTTCCTGGACGCCGACGACGTGTGGCGGCCGAGCAAGCTCGCCGAGCAACTTAGTGTGGTCGAGGATGGTGTGGTTTGCGTCCACACCGGGTACGAGTTTATTGGTGTCTGGCTGGGGCGGAAAACGCGTCGCCCTTTGCCCGCGGCTGAGCGCTATCGGCTAGAGAA harbors:
- a CDS encoding glycosyltransferase, producing the protein MSETFLLAHAEQLPGVTTVVHHVGRAPAENGKPWISQAVGPRAWRKLGRMFTGRPWSWEVTSGLLNAFRHRRPDVVLAEYGINGVAVLEACRIAKLPLVVHFHGYDASAHKVIEKYGAEYTRMFSEAAAIVAVSQAMRRALIDLGCPDEKIVVSPCGVDCEQFRQADPGDAGEIFLSVGRLVDKKSPHLLLLSFSQVLRARPQAKLRVVGDGPLRGVCDDLVVGLRMAHAVELLGAQSHEVVVREMATARAFVQHSVTAASGDSEGMPVAVLEANACGLPVVATRHAGIPDVVIEGETGLLVDERDTEGMAREMLRLASDPQLARTIGGQARRRVIDRYTMRHSIERLSRVLSAAANHEPIHPVKWAIDTELAVTTAESREAV